One window of Trifolium pratense cultivar HEN17-A07 linkage group LG5, ARS_RC_1.1, whole genome shotgun sequence genomic DNA carries:
- the LOC123884184 gene encoding uncharacterized protein LOC123884184 isoform X1: MALLGANVQLNDNFQGYYPTRELIFDSGGSTWTSSNVNNELRTDFFHMGPFPVSSPCTFLGYNQELVKQTILKHEAIFKDQIRELHRVYHKQRELMDEIRSELHKQNVRLEASWSSSALSSKHGEKIFYSSNLPWSTSQSSFLFAESIQLPPAFAQEKSRQIFPARASTVTKESLKDYTLPESTCRKVGKKILDLELPADEYIDSDEGEENVQFKLDLNVPFRLEVETAAKSNNMEAPTNHMNNFLYDLSMRTKFGSQNFHDDVFNKRQNLEGSSHNQLKDNERKCDWKSSGLNGGLLDSLDKDILTEKQSVSVDSSCKNMEQFDDLSSFHSSHQVNRGPSTKTIFSSSESSARNRFLGAMGLPCLKELPVVKGKPNEESTMSTQIESVVLNPHTSSDHGFATKHFQNQAKNQRIEEIEKELPSVDVSDIGEQIPSGEHLITNEKKRKHEYLEGIIDLNSSMIEDENVPIDVDFHAPASPENKECSPPRGESDENQLATVTPFQFAEQEDPHVQEEQTRIAAEALVSISGFVTQKDIQMATCSSSESSANSSLNWFAAIVSTAVDHAENDNETDFNGKVNGLDEFLSDEMDYFEFMTLNLTETKDRDCCFKSMGQTDQIGASASPTQPRKSVRTYRGRWRKDFQSEILPSIASLSRYEVTEDLQIIESLVTADTHSEMGSLRNASGKVPSRGRRRSCSSASNTKDSDLLLNLKPLTNISELGIEKKGLISWGKTCKKQRGQRFRITNPRFIWS; this comes from the exons ATGGCATTATTGGGCGCAAATGTGCAATTAAATGACAATTTTCAAGGATACTATCCAACAAGGGAGCTCATCTTTGACTCTGGAGGCAGCACATGGACCTCATCTAATGTTAATAATGAACTGAGGACCGATTTCTTCCACATGGGTCCCTTCCCGGTATCATCGCCGTGTACCTTTTTAGGCTACAACCAGGAGCTTGTAAAACAGACTATACTCAAGCATGAAGCTATATTTAAGGACCAA ATTCGTGAGCTCCACCGTGTTTATCACAAACAGAGGGAATTAATGGATGAAATTAGGAGTGAATTACATAAACAAAATGTAAGGTTGGAGGCATCATGGTCTAGTTCCGCTTTGTCATCTAAACACGGAGAAAAGATATTTTACTCATCGAACCTGCCCTGGTCAACCTCTCaatcatcttttttatttgcTGAAAGCATCCAGTTGCCACCGGCCTTTGCTCAAGAAAAAAGCAGGCAAATTTTTCCTGCTCGTGCTTCAACTGTAACTAAAGAATCTTTAAAAGATTATACACTACCAGAGTCCACGTGCAGAAAAGTCggtaaaaaaatattggatCTTGAACTTCCTGCTGATGAGTACATTGATAGCGATGAAGGTGAAGAAAATGTACAGTTTAAGCTCGACTTAAATGTACCATTTAGGCTTGAAGTAGAGACAGCTGCAAAGTCTAATAATATGGAGGCCCCTACAAATCatatgaacaattttttgtatgATCTCTCGATGAGAACAAAATTTGGATCTCAAAATTTCCACGACGATGTCTTCAACAAAAGACAGAATCTTGAAGGAAGCTCACATAACCAACTGAAAGACAATGAGAGGAAATGTGATTGGAAGTCCTCAG GTTTAAATGGTGGTTTGTTGGATTCTTTGGATAAAGATATTCTTACAGAAAAGCAATCTGTTTCAGTTGATTCATCATGTAAGAATATGGAGCAATTTGATGACCTTTCATCTTTTCACTCATCACATCAAGTTAACCGAGGACCTTCGACAAAGAcaattttttctagtagtgagaGCTCTGCACGTAACAGATTTCTTGGGGCAATGGGGTTGCCTTGTCTTAAAGAATTACCTGTTGTCAAAGGAAAACCCAATGAAGAAAGTACAATGTCAACCCAAATTGAATCTGTCGTTTTAAATCCTCACACGTCATCTGATCATGGCTTTGCCACCAAACACTTCCAAAACCAAGCCAAAAATCAAAGGATTGaagaaattgagaaagagtTACCTTCTGTAGATGTGTCTGACATAGGGGAACAGATACCCTCAGGCGAGCATTTGATTACGAATGAGAAGAAGAGGAAGCATGAATATTTGGAAGGTATTATCGACCTAAATTCAAGCATGATTGAGGACGAGAATGTGCCAATTGATGTTGATTTTCATGCACCTGCGAGTCCAGAGAACAAGGAATGCTCTCCGCCCCGAGGAGAATCCGATGAAAACCAGCTTGCGACAGTGACACCCTTTCAATTTGCAGAACAAGAGGATCCCCATGTGCAAGAAGAGCAAACCAGAATTGCAGCAGAAGCTTTGGTTTCCATATCAGGATTTGTGACTCAGAAAGATATCCAAATGGCAACTtgttcatcatctgaatcttcTGCGAATAGTTCTCTTAACTGGTTTGCTGCAATTGTTTCCACAGCAGTTGATCATGCAGAGAATGATAATGAAACTGATTTCAACGGTAAGGTTAATGGTCTTGACGAGTTTCTGTCTGATGAAATGGATTACTTCGAGTTCATGACCTTAAATTTGACCGAGACAAAGGACCGAGATTGCTGCTTTAAGAGTATGGGCCAAACCGACCAAATTGGTGCATCAGCTTCACCAACTCAACCAAGGAAGAGTGTCCGGACATATAGAGGAAGGTGGCGAAAGGATTTTCAGAGTGAAATCCTCCCAAGCATTGCTTCTTTGTCAAGGTATGAGGTGACTGAGGATCTTCAGATTATTGAAAGCCTTGTAACTGCCGATACTCACTCCGAGATGGGTTCTCTAAGAAATGCAAGTGGAAAAGTGCCGAGTAGGGGCAGGAGAAGATCCTGTTCTTCAGCTTCTAACACTAAAGACTCAGACTTGCTGTTGAACTTGAAACCTCTAACTAATATCTCTGAATTGGGAATTGAGAAAAAGGGCCTAATAAGTTGGGGAAAGACGTGCAAAAAGCAAAGGGGACAGAGATTTCGCATCACTAATCCTCGATTTATTTGGAGCTAA
- the LOC123884184 gene encoding uncharacterized protein LOC123884184 isoform X2 has product MGPFPVSSPCTFLGYNQELVKQTILKHEAIFKDQIRELHRVYHKQRELMDEIRSELHKQNVRLEASWSSSALSSKHGEKIFYSSNLPWSTSQSSFLFAESIQLPPAFAQEKSRQIFPARASTVTKESLKDYTLPESTCRKVGKKILDLELPADEYIDSDEGEENVQFKLDLNVPFRLEVETAAKSNNMEAPTNHMNNFLYDLSMRTKFGSQNFHDDVFNKRQNLEGSSHNQLKDNERKCDWKSSGLNGGLLDSLDKDILTEKQSVSVDSSCKNMEQFDDLSSFHSSHQVNRGPSTKTIFSSSESSARNRFLGAMGLPCLKELPVVKGKPNEESTMSTQIESVVLNPHTSSDHGFATKHFQNQAKNQRIEEIEKELPSVDVSDIGEQIPSGEHLITNEKKRKHEYLEGIIDLNSSMIEDENVPIDVDFHAPASPENKECSPPRGESDENQLATVTPFQFAEQEDPHVQEEQTRIAAEALVSISGFVTQKDIQMATCSSSESSANSSLNWFAAIVSTAVDHAENDNETDFNGKVNGLDEFLSDEMDYFEFMTLNLTETKDRDCCFKSMGQTDQIGASASPTQPRKSVRTYRGRWRKDFQSEILPSIASLSRYEVTEDLQIIESLVTADTHSEMGSLRNASGKVPSRGRRRSCSSASNTKDSDLLLNLKPLTNISELGIEKKGLISWGKTCKKQRGQRFRITNPRFIWS; this is encoded by the exons ATGGGTCCCTTCCCGGTATCATCGCCGTGTACCTTTTTAGGCTACAACCAGGAGCTTGTAAAACAGACTATACTCAAGCATGAAGCTATATTTAAGGACCAA ATTCGTGAGCTCCACCGTGTTTATCACAAACAGAGGGAATTAATGGATGAAATTAGGAGTGAATTACATAAACAAAATGTAAGGTTGGAGGCATCATGGTCTAGTTCCGCTTTGTCATCTAAACACGGAGAAAAGATATTTTACTCATCGAACCTGCCCTGGTCAACCTCTCaatcatcttttttatttgcTGAAAGCATCCAGTTGCCACCGGCCTTTGCTCAAGAAAAAAGCAGGCAAATTTTTCCTGCTCGTGCTTCAACTGTAACTAAAGAATCTTTAAAAGATTATACACTACCAGAGTCCACGTGCAGAAAAGTCggtaaaaaaatattggatCTTGAACTTCCTGCTGATGAGTACATTGATAGCGATGAAGGTGAAGAAAATGTACAGTTTAAGCTCGACTTAAATGTACCATTTAGGCTTGAAGTAGAGACAGCTGCAAAGTCTAATAATATGGAGGCCCCTACAAATCatatgaacaattttttgtatgATCTCTCGATGAGAACAAAATTTGGATCTCAAAATTTCCACGACGATGTCTTCAACAAAAGACAGAATCTTGAAGGAAGCTCACATAACCAACTGAAAGACAATGAGAGGAAATGTGATTGGAAGTCCTCAG GTTTAAATGGTGGTTTGTTGGATTCTTTGGATAAAGATATTCTTACAGAAAAGCAATCTGTTTCAGTTGATTCATCATGTAAGAATATGGAGCAATTTGATGACCTTTCATCTTTTCACTCATCACATCAAGTTAACCGAGGACCTTCGACAAAGAcaattttttctagtagtgagaGCTCTGCACGTAACAGATTTCTTGGGGCAATGGGGTTGCCTTGTCTTAAAGAATTACCTGTTGTCAAAGGAAAACCCAATGAAGAAAGTACAATGTCAACCCAAATTGAATCTGTCGTTTTAAATCCTCACACGTCATCTGATCATGGCTTTGCCACCAAACACTTCCAAAACCAAGCCAAAAATCAAAGGATTGaagaaattgagaaagagtTACCTTCTGTAGATGTGTCTGACATAGGGGAACAGATACCCTCAGGCGAGCATTTGATTACGAATGAGAAGAAGAGGAAGCATGAATATTTGGAAGGTATTATCGACCTAAATTCAAGCATGATTGAGGACGAGAATGTGCCAATTGATGTTGATTTTCATGCACCTGCGAGTCCAGAGAACAAGGAATGCTCTCCGCCCCGAGGAGAATCCGATGAAAACCAGCTTGCGACAGTGACACCCTTTCAATTTGCAGAACAAGAGGATCCCCATGTGCAAGAAGAGCAAACCAGAATTGCAGCAGAAGCTTTGGTTTCCATATCAGGATTTGTGACTCAGAAAGATATCCAAATGGCAACTtgttcatcatctgaatcttcTGCGAATAGTTCTCTTAACTGGTTTGCTGCAATTGTTTCCACAGCAGTTGATCATGCAGAGAATGATAATGAAACTGATTTCAACGGTAAGGTTAATGGTCTTGACGAGTTTCTGTCTGATGAAATGGATTACTTCGAGTTCATGACCTTAAATTTGACCGAGACAAAGGACCGAGATTGCTGCTTTAAGAGTATGGGCCAAACCGACCAAATTGGTGCATCAGCTTCACCAACTCAACCAAGGAAGAGTGTCCGGACATATAGAGGAAGGTGGCGAAAGGATTTTCAGAGTGAAATCCTCCCAAGCATTGCTTCTTTGTCAAGGTATGAGGTGACTGAGGATCTTCAGATTATTGAAAGCCTTGTAACTGCCGATACTCACTCCGAGATGGGTTCTCTAAGAAATGCAAGTGGAAAAGTGCCGAGTAGGGGCAGGAGAAGATCCTGTTCTTCAGCTTCTAACACTAAAGACTCAGACTTGCTGTTGAACTTGAAACCTCTAACTAATATCTCTGAATTGGGAATTGAGAAAAAGGGCCTAATAAGTTGGGGAAAGACGTGCAAAAAGCAAAGGGGACAGAGATTTCGCATCACTAATCCTCGATTTATTTGGAGCTAA
- the LOC123885747 gene encoding uncharacterized protein LOC123885747: MAEEITVNQVESEIIELEEVDEKENPIEFEGLIITKGPPKILSRYRRDRRSSCHDLCKYGIPHATEEKPWKTAKKRRERKTNVSGEILTSLEGTKKSGRSSDHSLTSKVGEPEYTVDIKEVITSEKTATSEKNSPPFEETDVSMEHDNSDIVQPSSETSSHHVKQRSKSQTKWELVKNKCAFGSSSIKETAIRSKQKGTFSSGGKDKSSASNFLSSTKQNVKKPSSSSDTSKNLRRVSSQKNHENGEELKPELANNDNLPDKILHVIEPNSENLSDEPTLACDATKSLSPLPSASHSSSGDKSLKRTTNKTGNSGVSASSRKGLRHVGQGTVSGTLSHQSSGNKFKTNIQHKTRSASRSSPSQLSTVSSSNSSSLRKQNGTTYKPNKTGHGNQGENVKVGYKIRPKMTTIVGAANNVIPTRKLTFRRGKVIEIQPQSNNIPRRLKFRSARLLGDDIRRDVNGTRKRTVADKEVDGGELHSANIKTEKVDLKQQTVERSKNGNFGRRIGGVDRSRIYGSKSGSDKVVLRHQNVEWKKKQNSGLYNNVIEETASKLTELRKSKVKALVGAFETVISLDSPREGAAHAEVSTVC, translated from the coding sequence ATGGCAGAGGAAATTACTGTTAACCAAGTGGAGTCTGAGATAATTGAGCTTGAAGAAGTTgatgagaaagaaaatcctattGAGTTTGAGGGATTAATTATCACAAAAGGTCCACCTAAGATTCTTTCGCGTTATCGTCGTGATCGTAGGAGTTCCTGCCATGATTTGTGCAAATACGGTATCCCGCATGCCACTGAAGAAAAACCATGGAAAACAGCAAAGAAAAGGAGGGAGAGGAAAACCAATGTATCAGGAGAAATTTTAACTTCATTGGAAGGAACAAAGAAATCAGGAAGAAGTTCAGATCATTCTCTAACTTCAAAAGTTGGAGAACCTGAATATACTGTTGACATCAAGGAAGTGATAACAAGCGAAAAAACAGCCACTTCAGAGAAAAATTCACCGCCTTTTGAAGAAACTGATGTCTCCATGGAACATGATAACAGTGACATAGTTCAACCAAGTTCAGAGACATCTTCTCACCATGTGAAGCAACGTTCCAAAAGTCAAACAAAATGGGAATTAGTCAAAAACAAATGTGCTTTTGGTTCAAGCAGCATTAAAGAAACTGCAATCAGAAGCAAACAGAAAGGAACATTTTCTAGTGGAGGCAAGGATAAATCATCAGCATCAAATTTTCTCTCGTCTACAAAACAAAATGTCAAGAAACCTTCAAGCTCAAGTGATACTTCCAAAAACTTGAGAAGAGTGTCTTCTCAGAAAAATCATGAGAATGGTGAAGAACTGAAACCTGAACTAGCCAACAATGACAATTTACCAGACAAAATTTTGCATGTCATTGAACCTAACTCGGAAAATTTATCTGATGAACCTACTCTGGCTTGTGATGCAACTAAGTCACTTTCACCTTTACCTTCAGCTTCACATTCATCATCAGGAGACAAAAGCTTGAAGAGAACTACTAATAAAACCGGCAATTCTGGGGTTTCTGCATCTTCAAGGAAGGGCCTTAGACATGTTGGACAAGGAACTGTATCTGGGACACTCTCTCATCAATCCTCAGGGAACAAATTCAAGACAAACATACAGCATAAAACACGTAGTGCTTCGCGATCATCACCATCACAGTTATCAACCGTTTCCTCGTCTAACTCTTCTTCACTCAGAAAACAAAATGGTACTACATATAAGCCCAACAAAACAGGACACGGTAATCAGGGTGAAAATGTGAAGGTAGGGTACAAAATAAGGCCAAAGATGACTACAATAGTTGGGGCAGCAAATAATGTTATTCCAACTAGGAAGTTAACTTTTAGGAGAGGAAAGGTGATTGAAATTCAGCCTCAAAGCAACAACATTCCAAGGAGGCTCAAATTCAGGTCAGCACGCCTGCTCGGGGATGACATCAGAAGAGATGTAAATGGCACAAGAAAAAGGACCGTTGCCGATAAAGAAGTTGATGGTGGTGAGTTACATTCTGCAAATATCAAAACTGAGAAAGTTGATCTCAAACAGCAGACTGTGGAAAGAAGTAAAAACGGAAATTTTGGGAGAAGGATTGGTGGTGTAGATAGAAGCCGAATATATGGTTCAAAATCAGGATCCGACAAAGTTGTTTTGAGGCATCAAAATGTGGAATggaagaagaaacaaaattcaGGTTTGTATAATAATGTCATTGAAGAGACTGCAAGCAAACTTACCGAACTGAGGAAGAGCAAGGTCAAGGCTCTAGTTGGTGCATTTGAAACTGTAATATCTCTTGATTCACCTAGAGAGGGCGCCGCACATGCAGAAGTGAGCACAGTTTGTTGA